Proteins encoded in a region of the Methylosinus trichosporium OB3b genome:
- a CDS encoding ABC transporter permease, with product MNETRAFSFDPKQRLAPAIPGEGWLRLRPIDRRRLANFKANRRGFLSFFLFMTLFVMSLLANVIANDKPILAYYKGELLFPILKDYPEEKFGGFLARTDYRDPVIEKEIEANGWMVWPPIRYSYNTHNLDLPTPAPSPPTWALSKAQCEAAAAKKLGPENVHFGCSAIEWNWLGTDDQGRDVVARLIYGFRISVLFGLILAGVSSVIGVAAGAVQGFFGGRVDLVFQRFIEVWSSLPQLYLLIIISSFLVPGFFVLLGILLMFSWVSLVHVVRAEFLRARNFEYVNAARALGLSNFRIITRHLLPNATVATLTFLPFVLNSSITTLTSLDFLGFGLPPGSPSLGELLLQGKSNLQAPWLGLTGFAVIALMLSLLVFIGEAVRDAFDPRKTFR from the coding sequence ATGAACGAGACCCGCGCTTTCTCTTTCGATCCGAAGCAGCGTCTCGCGCCGGCCATTCCCGGCGAAGGATGGCTGCGGCTGCGTCCGATCGACCGCCGCCGGCTCGCCAACTTCAAGGCCAATCGCCGCGGCTTCCTGTCCTTCTTCCTATTCATGACGCTGTTCGTCATGTCGCTGCTCGCGAATGTCATCGCCAATGACAAGCCGATCCTCGCTTATTACAAAGGCGAGCTGCTGTTCCCCATTTTGAAAGATTATCCCGAGGAGAAATTCGGCGGCTTTCTCGCGCGCACCGATTATCGCGATCCGGTGATCGAGAAGGAGATCGAGGCCAATGGCTGGATGGTCTGGCCGCCGATCCGCTATTCCTACAACACGCATAATCTCGATCTGCCGACGCCGGCGCCGTCGCCGCCCACCTGGGCTTTGAGCAAGGCGCAATGCGAGGCGGCGGCGGCCAAGAAGCTCGGGCCGGAAAATGTCCATTTCGGCTGCTCGGCGATCGAATGGAACTGGCTCGGCACCGATGATCAGGGCCGCGACGTCGTCGCGCGGCTGATCTATGGCTTCCGCATCTCCGTGCTGTTCGGCCTCATATTGGCGGGCGTCTCTTCCGTCATCGGCGTCGCCGCGGGCGCGGTGCAGGGATTTTTCGGCGGCCGCGTCGATCTCGTGTTCCAGCGCTTCATCGAAGTGTGGTCGTCGCTGCCGCAGCTCTATCTTCTCATCATCATCTCTTCGTTCCTGGTGCCGGGCTTTTTCGTTCTGCTCGGCATATTGCTGATGTTCTCCTGGGTCTCGCTCGTGCATGTGGTGCGCGCGGAATTTTTGCGCGCGCGCAATTTCGAATATGTGAACGCCGCGCGCGCGCTCGGCCTCTCCAATTTCCGCATCATCACGCGGCATCTCCTGCCCAATGCGACGGTCGCGACCTTGACCTTCCTGCCCTTCGTGCTCAACTCCTCGATCACGACGCTGACCTCGCTGGACTTCTTGGGGTTTGGCCTGCCGCCGGGCTCGCCGTCGCTCGGCGAGCTGCTGTTGCAGGGCAAATCCAATCTCCAGGCGCCCTGGCTCGGCCTCACCGGCTTCGCGGTAATCGCGCTGATGCTCTCGCTTCTGGTGTTCATCGGCGAGGCCGTGCGCGACGCTTTCGACCCGCGGAAGACGTTTCGGTGA
- a CDS encoding NAD-dependent succinate-semialdehyde dehydrogenase, with amino-acid sequence MTAREPRPFRQQAFIDGAFVAADSGATFAVRDPATDAVIAEVPDMGAAETRRAIEAAARALPGWRGRLAKERAQIMRRWHEAMLAEQERLAQIITAEQGKPLAEARGEIAYGAAYLDWFAEEGRRVYGDIIPQQSRDKRILVMKQAIGVTAAITPWNFPSAMICRKAGAAIAAGCTMVVKPAELTPLSAIALAEMAQRAGVPDGVFNVVTTNDPAPVGAELTGNALVRKITFTGSTEVGKILLRQAAENVQKCSMELGGNAPFIVFGDADLDLAVKGALATKYRNSGQTCVCANRFLVERGVAGPFAQKLAAAVAALKVGRGVEPGVVIGPLIEEAAAAKVERLVADARARGAKVLTGGARHALGGTFYAPTVLADVSPEMEIFREEIFGPVAAIIPFEDEAEAIRLANSTQYGLAAYFYCRDIARAFRVAEALEFGMVGVNESLMSSEAAPFGGVKQSGMGREGSKYGIEDYLEIKYVCLGNV; translated from the coding sequence ATGACCGCCAGAGAGCCCCGTCCCTTTCGCCAGCAGGCTTTCATCGACGGCGCCTTTGTCGCCGCCGACAGCGGCGCGACCTTTGCCGTGCGCGATCCGGCGACCGACGCGGTCATCGCCGAGGTCCCGGACATGGGCGCGGCCGAGACGCGCCGGGCCATAGAGGCGGCGGCGCGCGCGCTGCCCGGCTGGCGCGGCCGTCTCGCCAAGGAGCGGGCGCAGATCATGCGCCGCTGGCATGAGGCGATGCTCGCCGAGCAGGAGCGGCTCGCGCAGATCATCACCGCCGAGCAGGGCAAGCCGCTGGCCGAGGCGCGCGGCGAGATCGCCTATGGCGCGGCCTATCTCGACTGGTTCGCCGAAGAGGGCCGCCGCGTCTATGGCGACATCATCCCGCAGCAGTCGCGCGACAAGCGCATTCTGGTGATGAAGCAGGCGATCGGCGTCACCGCGGCGATCACGCCCTGGAATTTTCCCTCTGCGATGATCTGCCGCAAGGCCGGCGCGGCGATCGCGGCCGGCTGCACGATGGTGGTGAAGCCGGCCGAGCTGACGCCGCTCTCGGCCATCGCCCTCGCCGAGATGGCGCAGCGCGCCGGCGTGCCCGACGGCGTGTTCAATGTGGTGACGACCAATGATCCCGCGCCGGTCGGCGCCGAGCTCACCGGCAACGCCCTCGTGCGCAAGATCACCTTCACCGGCTCCACCGAGGTGGGAAAGATCCTGCTGCGGCAGGCGGCGGAGAATGTGCAGAAATGCTCGATGGAGCTCGGCGGCAACGCGCCCTTCATCGTGTTCGGCGACGCCGATCTCGACCTTGCGGTGAAGGGCGCGCTGGCGACCAAATATCGCAACAGCGGCCAGACCTGCGTCTGCGCCAATCGCTTTCTGGTCGAGCGCGGCGTCGCCGGCCCCTTCGCGCAAAAGCTCGCCGCCGCCGTCGCGGCGCTGAAGGTCGGCCGCGGCGTCGAGCCCGGCGTCGTCATCGGCCCGCTGATCGAGGAGGCCGCCGCCGCCAAGGTCGAGCGCCTCGTCGCCGACGCGCGCGCCCGTGGCGCGAAAGTGCTGACCGGCGGCGCGCGTCATGCGCTCGGCGGGACCTTCTATGCGCCGACCGTGCTGGCGGACGTCTCGCCGGAGATGGAGATTTTCCGGGAGGAGATTTTCGGCCCCGTCGCGGCGATCATTCCGTTCGAGGACGAGGCGGAGGCGATCCGCCTCGCCAATTCCACGCAATACGGCCTCGCCGCCTATTTCTACTGCCGCGACATCGCCCGGGCCTTCCGCGTGGCGGAGGCGCTGGAGTTCGGCATGGTGGGGGTGAACGAATCGCTGATGTCGAGCGAGGCGGCGCCTTTCGGAGGCGTGAAGCAGTCGGGCATGGGGCGCGAAGGCTCCAAATACGGGATCGAGGATTATCTCGAGATCAAATATGTGTGCCTGGGAAATGTGTGA
- a CDS encoding SufE family protein codes for MAIDEIIGNFEMLDEWEDRYRYLIELGRTLEPLPKEAYTEENKVRGCASQVWLESKLSKEGPGAPVLSFRGDSDAHIVRGLVALILALYSGRPADEIMSLDAMPLFTDLGLAQHLTPQRSNGVRSMVERIKNEAHAALA; via the coding sequence ATGGCCATAGACGAGATCATCGGCAATTTCGAAATGCTCGACGAGTGGGAGGATCGCTACCGCTATCTCATCGAGCTCGGCCGAACGCTGGAGCCTCTGCCCAAGGAGGCCTACACGGAAGAGAACAAGGTGCGCGGCTGCGCCAGCCAGGTGTGGCTGGAGAGCAAGCTGAGCAAGGAGGGGCCCGGCGCGCCGGTCCTGTCCTTCCGCGGCGACAGCGACGCGCATATCGTGCGCGGCCTCGTCGCGCTGATCTTGGCGCTCTATTCGGGCCGTCCGGCCGACGAGATCATGAGCCTCGACGCGATGCCGCTGTTCACCGACCTCGGCCTCGCCCAGCATTTGACGCCCCAGCGCAGCAATGGCGTGCGCTCCATGGTCGAGCGCATCAAGAACGAGGCGCACGCCGCTCTGGCGTGA
- a CDS encoding peptidoglycan-binding domain-containing protein: MREALAAANHDMLLDDREQKRRAGHAGKKTAATRLFGGRRRAIMFLGFAALVAIGVPLNALYLQDGRHPAPLFQKATAPEPKHAHLVAPPAPPPRALIEEPAPEAPAQRPVAMKTEPARPAEKRRGDAIGALIGAPKSAENEKTIKAAQQALAKLGYSVQPDGVMGAATRRALEKFEHANGLQAKGELDPAVLHRLRAKAAATTTTPAPATTTGPAATAHAAHPTPPVRAN; this comes from the coding sequence TTGCGTGAAGCTCTCGCCGCCGCCAATCATGACATGCTGCTCGACGACCGCGAGCAGAAGCGCCGCGCCGGCCACGCGGGCAAGAAGACCGCCGCGACGCGCCTCTTCGGCGGCCGTCGCCGCGCCATCATGTTCCTGGGCTTCGCCGCTCTGGTCGCCATCGGCGTGCCGCTCAACGCGCTCTATCTGCAGGACGGACGCCATCCGGCGCCACTGTTCCAGAAGGCGACGGCGCCCGAGCCCAAGCACGCGCATCTCGTGGCGCCCCCCGCCCCGCCGCCGCGCGCGCTGATCGAGGAGCCGGCCCCGGAAGCGCCGGCGCAAAGGCCCGTCGCCATGAAGACCGAGCCGGCGCGCCCGGCGGAGAAGCGCCGCGGCGACGCGATCGGCGCCCTGATCGGCGCGCCGAAATCCGCCGAGAACGAGAAGACCATCAAGGCCGCGCAGCAGGCGCTGGCCAAATTGGGCTATTCCGTTCAGCCCGACGGCGTGATGGGCGCGGCGACCCGGCGGGCGCTCGAAAAATTCGAGCACGCCAACGGCTTGCAGGCCAAGGGCGAGCTCGATCCCGCCGTTCTGCACCGTTTGCGCGCCAAGGCCGCCGCCACGACGACGACTCCCGCCCCCGCCACGACGACCGGTCCCGCCGCGACGGCGCATGCCGCGCATCCGACGCCGCCCGTGCGCGCCAACTGA
- a CDS encoding type II toxin-antitoxin system VapC family toxin, producing MDERADPRRDLAPPRRADALPLAEKQPKYLDLLIHSNIVQLVPVDRDILVRTAELREVTRHRLADAIHVASAARSECAYFVSGDADAKRLPDGMTWIAPDIEGVRMIVDALA from the coding sequence ATGGACGAGCGAGCCGACCCTCGCCGAGACCTCGCTCCTCCGCGCCGAGCCGATGCGCTTCCTCTGGCCGAGAAGCAGCCGAAATATCTCGACCTCCTCATTCACAGCAATATCGTCCAGCTCGTGCCCGTGGATCGCGACATTCTCGTTCGAACCGCCGAATTGCGCGAAGTCACGAGGCATAGGCTCGCCGACGCGATCCATGTCGCTTCGGCGGCGAGATCGGAATGCGCCTATTTCGTGTCGGGAGACGCTGACGCCAAACGCCTCCCTGATGGAATGACCTGGATTGCTCCCGACATCGAGGGTGTGCGAATGATTGTGGATGCCCTCGCATGA
- a CDS encoding DUF1491 family protein, with protein MRLRSDIFVAALIRRAEVAGASAMLRRRGAAEAGAVFVKIDRLDGRAALLAPAPQSEDLPEGVDRLFTRLHRDEWIAPFEAEERVRKEIAFDSDLWLVEIEDREGRPFVDLAPIEK; from the coding sequence ATGCGGCTGCGCTCGGACATATTCGTCGCCGCTCTGATCCGCCGCGCGGAGGTCGCCGGGGCCAGCGCAATGTTGCGCCGGCGCGGCGCCGCCGAGGCCGGCGCGGTGTTCGTGAAGATCGATCGTCTCGACGGACGCGCCGCTCTGCTCGCGCCGGCGCCGCAGAGCGAGGACCTCCCCGAGGGCGTCGATCGCCTGTTCACGCGTCTCCACCGCGACGAATGGATCGCGCCCTTCGAAGCCGAGGAGCGGGTGAGGAAGGAGATCGCCTTCGACTCCGATCTCTGGCTCGTCGAGATCGAGGACCGCGAGGGCCGGCCCTTCGTCGATCTCGCGCCGATAGAGAAATAG
- a CDS encoding microcin C ABC transporter permease YejB, whose product MAAYIARRLLLMIPTILGIMLISFVVVQFAPGGPVERVIAQLQGYDMGATSRFSGGAGDVGRAGGAQIGADAGSKYRGAQGLDPKFIAELEKQFGFDKPAWERFLLMVKNYAVFDFGRSYFRDESVLKLIGEKLPVSMSLGLWMTLISYSVSIPLGIAKAVRDGERFDSWTSNLIIIGYAIPSFLFAMLLIVLFSGGSFWQIFPLRGLTSDNFAELSFVGKIGDYLWHIFLPVLAMTLGAFATQTFLTKNSFLDEIRKQYVQTARMKGLTENRVLYGHVFRNAMLIVIAGFPGAFVHAFLTGSVLIETIFSLDGLGYLSYESIVNRDYPVVFANLYIFALLGLVVNLLSDLTYTWIDPRIDFETREV is encoded by the coding sequence ATGGCCGCTTATATCGCCCGACGCTTGCTGCTGATGATCCCGACGATTCTCGGCATCATGCTGATCTCCTTCGTCGTGGTGCAATTCGCGCCCGGCGGCCCGGTGGAGCGCGTGATCGCGCAGCTGCAGGGCTATGACATGGGCGCGACCTCGCGCTTCTCCGGCGGCGCAGGCGATGTCGGTCGCGCCGGCGGAGCGCAGATCGGCGCCGACGCCGGCTCCAAATATCGCGGCGCGCAGGGGCTCGATCCCAAATTCATCGCCGAGCTGGAAAAGCAGTTCGGCTTCGACAAGCCGGCCTGGGAACGCTTTCTGCTGATGGTGAAGAATTACGCCGTCTTCGATTTCGGCCGCAGCTATTTCCGCGACGAGAGCGTGCTGAAGCTGATCGGCGAGAAGCTGCCGGTCTCCATGTCGCTCGGCCTGTGGATGACGCTGATCTCCTATTCTGTGTCGATTCCGCTCGGCATCGCCAAGGCGGTGCGCGACGGCGAGCGCTTCGACTCCTGGACCTCCAATCTCATCATCATCGGCTACGCCATTCCGAGCTTCCTCTTCGCCATGCTGCTGATCGTTCTGTTCTCCGGCGGCTCTTTCTGGCAGATCTTCCCTCTGCGCGGTCTCACTTCCGATAATTTCGCCGAGCTCTCGTTCGTCGGAAAGATCGGCGATTATCTCTGGCACATCTTCCTGCCGGTCTTAGCGATGACGCTCGGCGCCTTCGCGACGCAGACGTTCTTGACCAAGAACTCCTTCCTCGACGAAATCCGGAAGCAATATGTGCAGACCGCGCGCATGAAGGGCTTGACCGAAAATCGCGTGCTCTATGGCCATGTGTTCCGCAACGCCATGCTCATCGTCATCGCCGGCTTTCCGGGCGCTTTCGTTCACGCCTTCTTGACCGGCTCGGTGCTGATCGAGACGATCTTCTCGCTCGACGGGCTCGGCTATCTCTCCTATGAGTCGATCGTCAATCGCGATTATCCGGTCGTCTTCGCCAATCTCTATATTTTCGCGCTGCTCGGGCTCGTGGTGAATCTCCTCTCCGACCTCACCTACACATGGATCGATCCTCGCATCGATTTCGAGACGCGCGAGGTGTGA
- a CDS encoding sensor histidine kinase yields the protein MRKLSVTWPPVARDWIERLAQSRRALSRAERARRVAFLAPRLALAAAVLLAAPLWVVIAGAPSLGESLLFALAQLPLLSVVALLRFDDLRLAQAASAAGWLIFAGACAAVGGASAAALAPFIAMALVEAALALDMALLGAVAAGAGLLTLAAGGALALALAAPLVAYATALAAGAIRLARLDAGETDRRAAELALLGEAAGELIIGFDEGGAVSRLVGDRHRIYGLETADLMGRGLFHRVHVADRPAFLKLVSDTIATNAPACAELRLRIGSAPGAGEYAEPVFNSFEARSRPAGDGAGVICFLADVTAARRAEDMLAEARRESALASAGKTRFLANVSHELRTPLNAIIGFSDMLASEQLSPADPSKRREYAEIIHNSGQHLLAVVNSILDMSKIESGSMQIVPEPFSAQELADQCVKMMQLKAEQARIALACDYADGLPEIVGDKRACKQILINLLSNAVKFTPADGRVAVRLYPDGNRLAIAVSDSGIGIAAADLGRLGDPFFQASAAYDRAYEGTGLGLSVVRGLVGLHGGAIAVESAPQRGTCVTVRLPLDCRPHQNRSPALARIETTARRGAILDIRDDLDIRDDMVKKIA from the coding sequence TTGCGTAAGCTTTCTGTAACTTGGCCGCCAGTGGCGCGAGATTGGATCGAGCGGCTGGCGCAATCGAGACGAGCGCTCTCCCGAGCGGAGCGCGCGCGCCGCGTCGCCTTTCTGGCGCCGCGCCTCGCGCTCGCCGCCGCGGTGCTGCTCGCCGCCCCTCTCTGGGTGGTGATCGCCGGCGCGCCGAGCTTGGGCGAGAGCCTGCTGTTCGCCCTCGCTCAGCTTCCCCTGCTGTCGGTGGTCGCGCTGCTGCGCTTCGACGATCTGCGCCTCGCGCAGGCCGCATCCGCCGCCGGCTGGCTGATCTTCGCCGGCGCCTGCGCGGCCGTCGGCGGCGCTTCGGCCGCCGCGCTCGCGCCGTTCATCGCCATGGCCCTCGTCGAGGCGGCTCTGGCTCTGGACATGGCGCTGCTCGGCGCTGTCGCCGCCGGCGCCGGCCTGCTGACCCTCGCTGCGGGCGGCGCCCTCGCCCTTGCGCTCGCGGCCCCGCTGGTCGCCTACGCCACCGCGCTCGCCGCCGGCGCGATCCGCCTCGCCCGTCTCGATGCGGGCGAGACCGATCGCCGCGCGGCGGAACTCGCTCTGCTCGGCGAGGCGGCCGGCGAATTGATCATCGGCTTCGACGAAGGCGGCGCCGTTTCCCGGCTCGTCGGCGATCGGCACCGCATCTACGGGCTCGAGACCGCCGATCTGATGGGCCGCGGCTTGTTTCATCGCGTCCATGTCGCCGACCGGCCGGCCTTTCTGAAGCTCGTTTCCGACACGATCGCCACCAACGCGCCGGCCTGCGCCGAGCTGCGGCTGCGCATCGGCTCCGCACCGGGCGCCGGCGAATATGCCGAGCCGGTGTTCAACAGCTTCGAGGCGCGCAGCCGTCCGGCCGGCGACGGGGCGGGCGTGATCTGCTTTCTCGCCGATGTGACGGCGGCGCGCCGCGCCGAGGACATGCTCGCCGAGGCGCGCCGCGAGAGCGCGCTGGCCAGCGCCGGCAAGACCCGCTTCCTCGCCAATGTGAGCCATGAGCTGCGCACGCCGCTCAACGCCATCATCGGCTTCTCGGACATGCTGGCGAGCGAGCAGCTCTCACCCGCCGATCCCTCCAAGCGACGCGAATATGCGGAGATCATCCACAATTCGGGTCAGCATCTGCTCGCCGTCGTCAATTCGATCCTCGACATGTCGAAGATCGAATCGGGCTCGATGCAGATCGTGCCAGAGCCCTTCTCCGCGCAAGAGCTCGCCGACCAATGCGTGAAGATGATGCAGCTGAAGGCCGAGCAGGCCCGCATCGCGCTCGCCTGCGATTATGCCGACGGCCTGCCGGAGATCGTCGGCGACAAGCGCGCCTGCAAGCAGATCCTCATCAATCTTCTGTCCAATGCGGTGAAGTTCACCCCCGCCGACGGACGCGTGGCGGTGCGGCTCTATCCGGACGGCAATCGCCTCGCCATCGCGGTCAGCGACAGCGGCATCGGCATCGCCGCCGCCGATCTCGGCCGGCTCGGCGATCCCTTCTTCCAGGCCAGCGCCGCCTATGACCGCGCCTATGAGGGCACCGGCCTCGGCCTCTCGGTGGTGCGCGGCCTCGTCGGGCTGCATGGCGGCGCCATCGCCGTCGAGAGCGCCCCGCAGCGCGGCACCTGCGTCACCGTGCGCCTGCCGCTCGACTGCCGGCCGCATCAGAACCGCTCGCCCGCCCTCGCCCGGATCGAGACGACCGCGCGCCGCGGCGCGATCCTCGACATCCGCGACGACCTCGACATCCGCGACGACATGGTGAAGAAAATTGCGTGA
- a CDS encoding cupin domain-containing protein yields MIRHLAAALIALTSSAFAESMRGAEELEPRDIVFKDDPAFPRGGQTAVVYGDPSKPGLFIIRAKFPPNYLVPPHTHPVFESVTVLSGSMGSGMGVTVDKAKGKILGAGSLLLLPANDPHYVWSGDEETIIQVAAVGPFDLVYTDPKDDPRKR; encoded by the coding sequence ATGATCAGACATCTCGCCGCTGCATTGATCGCGCTCACGAGCTCCGCCTTCGCGGAATCTATGCGCGGAGCCGAGGAGCTCGAGCCGCGCGATATCGTGTTCAAGGACGATCCGGCCTTTCCGAGAGGCGGGCAGACCGCGGTCGTTTATGGCGATCCGTCCAAGCCCGGACTGTTCATCATCCGCGCCAAGTTCCCGCCGAACTATCTCGTCCCGCCGCATACGCATCCGGTGTTCGAGTCGGTGACCGTCTTGAGCGGCTCCATGGGGAGCGGAATGGGCGTGACGGTCGACAAGGCGAAAGGCAAGATTCTCGGAGCCGGCTCCCTGCTTCTTCTCCCGGCGAACGATCCGCATTATGTCTGGTCGGGCGACGAGGAAACGATCATTCAGGTCGCGGCGGTCGGTCCTTTCGACCTCGTCTACACCGATCCGAAGGACGATCCGCGGAAGAGATAG
- a CDS encoding extracellular solute-binding protein: MTRRGALSALSSLAGLAAPGWMIRPAPARADAGETESYGLSIFGELAEKEDFPHFAYVNPNAPKGGVLVMEPPPPEKSSYDSLNPYILRGNPAAGVGLIYDTLMTSSLDERDALYGLVAKKVRISADKLTYTFLLRKEARFHDGTPLTAHDVAFSLELLKTQGHPMISQMLRDLVGAQAVADDVLVVTLAPGRARELPIIVASQPIFSKAYYTQHRFDETTLEPPLGSSAYKIGPLDPGRFISFQRVPDYWAKDLPVNVGQANFEAIRFDYYGDRNVAFEAFKAGSFTVHEEFTSAIWAKGYDFPAFRDGRVKREEIPDYNISGTQGWFFNTRRSVFKDPRVREALGYAFDFEWTNRNLMYDSYKRTSSYFENSDLEAVGAPTPAELALLEPFRDRVPAEVFGEPFQPPVSDGSGQDRALLRKAVDLLTAAGCTRKNGVLYLPDGKPLEFEFLYNSSMFERHTQPFIKNLKLIGVNARIRVVDAAQYKARLDDFDYDVIMERVRIAYSPGEELRIMFSSEAARTKGSQNVTGVADPVVDALIEKALVANSREELAAICRALDRVQIAGRYWIPHYYKPTHWIAHWDVFGRPGRYPRFDTGIAATWWWDDEKARKINYAGR; the protein is encoded by the coding sequence ATGACGCGCCGCGGCGCGCTCTCCGCTCTCTCGAGCCTCGCCGGCCTCGCCGCGCCGGGCTGGATGATCCGCCCGGCGCCCGCTCGAGCCGACGCCGGAGAGACAGAGAGCTATGGCTTGTCGATCTTCGGCGAGCTCGCGGAAAAGGAGGACTTCCCCCATTTCGCCTATGTGAATCCGAACGCCCCCAAGGGCGGCGTGCTGGTGATGGAGCCGCCGCCGCCCGAGAAGAGCAGCTATGATTCGCTGAACCCTTACATTCTGCGCGGCAATCCGGCGGCGGGCGTCGGCCTCATCTACGATACGTTGATGACCTCGAGCCTCGACGAGCGCGACGCGCTCTATGGCCTCGTCGCCAAGAAGGTGCGCATCTCCGCCGACAAGCTCACCTACACATTTCTCCTGCGCAAGGAGGCGCGCTTCCACGACGGAACGCCGCTCACCGCGCATGACGTCGCCTTCTCGCTCGAGCTCTTGAAGACGCAGGGCCATCCGATGATCTCGCAAATGCTGCGCGATCTCGTCGGCGCGCAAGCGGTCGCCGACGACGTGCTGGTGGTGACGCTCGCGCCCGGCCGCGCCCGCGAGCTGCCGATCATCGTCGCCAGCCAGCCGATCTTCTCCAAGGCCTATTACACACAGCACAGATTCGACGAGACGACGCTGGAGCCGCCGCTCGGCTCCTCGGCCTATAAGATCGGCCCGCTCGATCCCGGCCGTTTCATCTCGTTCCAGCGCGTGCCGGACTATTGGGCCAAGGACCTTCCGGTCAATGTCGGCCAGGCCAATTTCGAGGCGATCCGCTTCGATTATTACGGCGACCGCAATGTCGCCTTCGAGGCGTTCAAGGCCGGCTCCTTCACCGTGCATGAGGAGTTCACCTCGGCGATCTGGGCGAAGGGCTACGATTTCCCCGCCTTCCGCGACGGACGCGTGAAGCGCGAGGAGATTCCCGATTACAACATCTCCGGCACGCAGGGTTGGTTCTTCAACACGCGCCGCAGCGTGTTCAAAGACCCGCGCGTGCGCGAGGCGCTCGGCTACGCCTTCGATTTCGAATGGACCAACCGCAATCTGATGTATGACTCTTATAAACGCACCAGCTCCTATTTCGAGAATTCCGATCTCGAGGCGGTGGGCGCGCCGACGCCGGCGGAGCTGGCGTTGCTCGAGCCCTTCCGCGACCGCGTGCCTGCGGAAGTGTTCGGCGAGCCGTTTCAGCCGCCGGTGTCGGACGGCTCGGGCCAGGATCGCGCGCTGCTGCGCAAGGCGGTCGATCTTCTCACCGCCGCCGGCTGCACGCGCAAGAACGGCGTGCTCTATTTGCCGGACGGCAAGCCGCTCGAATTCGAGTTCCTGTATAATTCGAGCATGTTCGAGCGGCACACCCAGCCCTTCATCAAGAATCTGAAGCTCATCGGAGTCAACGCCCGCATTCGCGTCGTCGATGCGGCGCAATACAAGGCGCGCCTCGACGATTTCGACTATGACGTGATCATGGAGCGCGTGCGCATCGCCTATTCGCCGGGCGAGGAGTTGCGCATCATGTTCAGCTCCGAGGCGGCGCGGACGAAGGGCTCGCAGAATGTGACCGGCGTCGCCGATCCGGTTGTCGACGCGCTGATCGAGAAGGCGCTCGTCGCCAATTCGCGCGAGGAGCTCGCCGCCATCTGCCGCGCGCTCGACCGCGTGCAGATCGCCGGCCGCTATTGGATTCCGCATTATTACAAGCCGACCCATTGGATCGCCCATTGGGACGTGTTCGGCCGTCCTGGCCGCTATCCGCGTTTCGACACCGGCATCGCCGCCACATGGTGGTGGGACGACGAGAAGGCGCGCAAGATCAATTACGCGGGGCGCTGA